A portion of the Pseudorasbora parva isolate DD20220531a chromosome 1, ASM2467924v1, whole genome shotgun sequence genome contains these proteins:
- the LOC137086778 gene encoding cornifelin-like: protein MMYQQPQISSVTTTSTIQNDQWSTGICGCFDDCEICCFATWCPVLFTCSTTSNLGECFCLPLIDEFSIIPPISMALRTSVRARYGIQGDLGSDCMYVTFCNICSWCQIARELKRRHPNHIVVNVQSAVMPAPPVMVPVPQPTVVTTQVTRVG from the exons ATGATGTATCAGCAGCCTCAGATCAGCTCTGTGACGACCACAAGCACGATCCAGAACGACCAGTGGAGCACAGGAATCTGTGGATGCTTCGATGACTGTGAAATCT GCTGCTTCGCCACATGGTGCCCCGTCTTATTTACTTGTTCCACAACCTCAAATCTTGGGGAGTGTTTCTGTCTGCCCCTGATTGACGAGTTTTCCATCATTCCTCCGATATCTATGGCACTGCGGACTTCTGTGAGAGCTCGATACGGCATACAG GGGGATTTGGGATCTGACTGCATGTATGTGACCTTCTGCAACATTTGCTCCTGGTGCCAAATAGCGAGGGAATTAAAAAGACGTCATCCAAATCACATAGTGGTAAATGTTCAGTCTGCGGTCATGCCCGCTCCCCCAGTGATGGTACCCGTCCCACAGCCAACTGTTGTGACAACCCAGGTAACAAGAGTGGGTTAA
- the ugt5g1 gene encoding UDP glucuronosyltransferase 5 family, polypeptide G1 → MDLRSTQLSALTCLLFVSCCCNGGNILVLPEDGSHWVNMQVILRNLHTRGHSLTVVRLSKSWYIQDNPSLYSTITVNPTDYEDVGLDYFKFLIERSLALQRMSPFFRFFEQQKDITNMLKVFHNGALRMISSILDDAGLVERLREDKFDLLLTDPAFPVGVLLANFLRVPMVYNVRWLNAGDCHMQTAPSPPSYVPMYNSLLHDQMSFLQRTENFIRYFFSLLQERYIIMPIYTQLLERHFPPGADLLSMQQSADIWLIRMDFVFEFPRPSMPNLVYIGGFQCKPAQALPVELEEFMQSSGEHGVVVMSLGVVVSALPKAITETIASAFAEIPQKIVWRYRGERPSTLGNNTLLLDWFPQNDLLGHPKTRVFVSHGGTNGIFEAIYHGVPVLALPLLFDQFDNVLRLQIRSAARVLKVATLTSQEFLEALRDVLENPLYRNGIRKLSELHHDRPMSPLDSATFWIEFVMRHKGAAHLRSEANNLPWYSYHNLDVLAFLLAFTAIALLTSVYVCMLLCCKKSIKKRKVD, encoded by the coding sequence ATGGATTTGCGGTCCACACAACTATCTGCACTGACTTGTCTACTCTTTGTGTCGTGCTGCTGTAATGGTGGAAATATCCTGGTGTTGCCTGAGGATGGCAGTCACTGGGTGAACATGCAAGTCATCTTGAGAAATCTCCACACCCGCGGCCACAGCCTTACAGTGGTGCGTTTGTCTAAAAGTTGGTACATCCAAGATAATCCGTCCCTCTACAGCACCATCACTGTCAACCCAACGGATTATGAAGACGTCGGCCTTGACTACTTTAAGTTTTTGATCGAGAGGTCGCTAGCACTACAAAGGATGTCCCCCTTCTTTCGCTTCTTTGAACAGCAGAAAGATATCACCAACATGCTAAAGGTATTTCACAACGGAGCGCTTCGAATGATTTCTTCCATTTTGGATGACGCAGGGCTCGTCGAACGCTTGCGAGAGGATAAGTTTGACCTGCTTCTAACAGACCCGGCGTTCCCAGTCGGAGTCCTGTTAGCCAATTTCCTCCGCGTTCCCATGGTTTACAACGTACGTTGGCTAAATGCTGGGGATTGCCACATGCAAACTGCTCCATCACCTCCATCCTACGTCCCAATGTATAATTCACTGCTCCACGACCAGATGAGCTTCCTGCAACGGACAGAAAATTTCATACGGTATTTTTTCAGCCTACTTCAGGAGCGATACATCATCATGCCTATTTACACCCAACTGCTTGAGCGTCACTTCCCACCTGGTGCTGACCTTCTGTCGATGCAGCAATCTGCGGACATTTGGTTAATAAGAATGGACTTTGTTTTTGAGTTTCCACGACCCAGCATGCCTAACTTGGTCTACATAGGCGGCTTTCAATGTAAGCCGGCTCAAGCACTTCCTGTGGAACTGGAAGAGTTTATGCAGAGCTCAGGAGAGCATGGAGTAGTCGTCATGTCTTTGGGAGTTGTGGTCAGTGCTCTCCCTAAAGCGATCACAGAGACAATCGCCTCCGCCTTTGCGGAGATCCCTCAAAAAATCGTATGGAGGTACCGCGGGGAACGACCCTCGACCCTGGGAAACAACACTTTACTTCTAGACTGGTTTCCTCAGAATGATCTCCTGGGCCATCCAAAGACTCGCGTGTTTGTATCTCATGGGGGCACCAACGGTATCTTCGAAGCTATTTACCATGGAGTCCCCGTCTTAGCTTTGCCGCTCCTCTTTGACCAGTTTGACAACGTTCTGCGCCTGCAGATTCGAAGCGCGGCTCGAGTGCTTAAAGTCGCAACACTTACGTCGCAAGAATTCCTCGAAGCCCTCAGAGACGTCCTGGAGAACCCGCTGTACCGAAACGGCATCCGCAAACTGTCCGAGCTGCATCACGATCGGCCCATGTCTCCTCTTGATAGTGCCACTTTTTGGATTGAGTTTGTCATGAGACACAAAGGAGCGGCTCATCTTCGCTCTGAGGCCAACAATTTGCCTTGGTACTCTTACCACAACCTCGACGTATTGGCATTTCTACTGGCATTCACTGCGATTGCTCTTTTGACATCAGTATATGTCTGTATGCTTTTGTGTTGCAAGAAGTCTATCAAAAAGAGGAAGGTGGACTGA